A genome region from Streptomyces antimycoticus includes the following:
- a CDS encoding AMP-binding protein — MAARSQRPVNVGRLFHWAAERGRPTVMHLDRPFDIAPDAGTRFDVPALAATVEDAASWLHGAGLRHGDRLAIVKENHYDFILLAAAAARLGALPVMIAPIRSTAHIRTLLTRISPKVLVMGTTVLERMTAAGIAPDDPGMTLVAVGADRSGLPRGTLRIDDVRDGSRPPVRFRGLHEPMLVTHTSGTTGVPKLVVHSPATTLAAVPFRIESYRLPLMTSRPVDVVASGISFAHNRNLSWTNGTLFRGPRKMVILSDPALDSVARMLAAHPPTSLEACPNVFQYWEELADTRPELFAGVRRYISTFDAVHPRTVRKFLGASRARLPLWAWGVGQSEIAGIAAGVATRSMVRPDRPRAHDATNVGFPPLVRVKVVDPETGRKRPRGKAGLLMVRTKSRCLTYLGEDDRHRAKDRGRWWNTGDLGEYAGYGRIRLIDREVDMIPGMSCIELESTLLDRLDRASEVIVLGVPGQLPIPVLCMRDDALDPQEWDRACRGLPELDKPRLVPWDEMPRTATWKVRRGSCANSYWAPATPMAPGSGPDPRHTTPHHATPRNSNETTVSTVNEG, encoded by the coding sequence ATGGCGGCGCGTTCCCAACGGCCCGTCAACGTCGGCCGGTTGTTCCACTGGGCCGCCGAGCGGGGCAGGCCGACGGTCATGCACCTGGACCGGCCCTTCGACATCGCCCCCGATGCCGGCACTCGCTTCGATGTGCCCGCCCTGGCGGCGACGGTGGAGGACGCCGCGAGCTGGCTCCACGGGGCGGGGCTGCGCCACGGCGACCGGCTCGCCATCGTCAAGGAGAACCACTACGACTTCATCCTGCTCGCCGCGGCCGCCGCCCGGCTCGGGGCGCTGCCGGTGATGATCGCGCCCATCAGGTCGACCGCGCATATCCGCACCCTGCTCACCAGGATCTCCCCGAAGGTGCTGGTGATGGGCACGACGGTGCTGGAGCGGATGACCGCCGCCGGTATCGCGCCGGACGATCCCGGGATGACCCTGGTGGCCGTCGGCGCCGACCGCTCGGGGCTGCCCCGCGGAACGCTGCGGATCGACGATGTGCGCGACGGCTCCCGGCCGCCGGTGCGGTTCCGCGGCCTCCATGAACCCATGCTGGTCACCCACACCTCGGGCACCACGGGCGTGCCGAAGCTGGTGGTGCACTCGCCTGCCACCACCCTGGCGGCCGTGCCGTTCCGCATCGAGTCCTACCGGCTGCCGCTCATGACCTCCCGTCCGGTGGACGTGGTGGCCAGCGGGATCTCCTTCGCCCACAACCGCAATCTGTCCTGGACCAACGGGACGCTCTTCCGCGGGCCGCGGAAGATGGTGATCCTCTCCGATCCGGCGCTGGACAGTGTGGCTCGCATGCTGGCCGCGCACCCTCCCACCTCGCTGGAGGCATGTCCGAACGTCTTCCAGTACTGGGAGGAGCTGGCCGACACCCGGCCCGAGCTGTTCGCGGGCGTACGGCGCTACATCAGCACCTTCGACGCGGTGCACCCGAGGACGGTCCGCAAGTTCCTCGGCGCCTCCCGGGCCCGGCTCCCGCTGTGGGCCTGGGGCGTGGGGCAGTCGGAGATCGCGGGCATCGCCGCCGGGGTGGCCACCCGCTCCATGGTCCGCCCGGACAGGCCACGGGCGCATGACGCCACCAACGTCGGGTTCCCGCCCCTGGTCCGGGTCAAGGTCGTGGACCCGGAGACCGGCCGCAAACGGCCCCGGGGAAAAGCGGGGCTGCTGATGGTCAGGACCAAGTCGCGGTGTCTGACCTACCTGGGCGAGGACGACCGGCACCGCGCCAAGGACCGGGGCCGCTGGTGGAACACCGGCGACCTGGGCGAGTACGCGGGCTACGGTCGAATCCGGCTGATCGACCGCGAGGTCGACATGATCCCCGGGATGAGCTGCATCGAGCTGGAGTCCACCCTGCTCGACCGGCTGGACCGGGCCTCCGAGGTGATCGTGCTGGGGGTCCCCGGGCAGCTCCCGATCCCGGTGCTGTGCATGCGCGACGACGCCCTCGACCCCCAGGAGTGGGACCGGGCCTGCCGGGGCCTGCCCGAGCTGGACAAGCCACGGCTCGTCCCCTGGGACGAGATGCCGCGCACCGCCACTTGGAAGGTGCGCCGGGGGAGCTGCGCGAACAGCTACTGGGCTCCAGCGACACCTATGGCACCGGGCAGTGGACCTGACCCTCGGCACACCACGCCGCACCACGCAACGCCACGCAATAGCAACGAGACGACCGTATCCACCGTGAACGAGGGGTAA
- a CDS encoding TetR/AcrR family transcriptional regulator, which produces MDAEPKNSGGGIEPWGDITPDAARRLVSAAVHAFAERGYHATTTRDIASRAGMSPAALYIHYKTKEELLYQISKVGHERALEIVERERDSAGTPAERLARAVRAFVRWHAEHHMTARVVQYELGALAEEHHAEVIAVRKATDGAVRSIIEDGVKAGAFDVPEVRGATVAVLSLCIDVARWFNARGRSTPDEVGDLYAGLVLRMVGADGGQDRRP; this is translated from the coding sequence ATGGACGCGGAGCCGAAGAACAGCGGGGGCGGGATCGAGCCCTGGGGCGACATCACCCCCGACGCCGCCCGGCGGCTGGTGAGCGCCGCCGTGCACGCCTTCGCGGAGCGCGGCTACCACGCCACCACCACCCGGGACATCGCGAGCCGCGCCGGAATGAGCCCGGCCGCCCTCTACATCCACTACAAGACCAAGGAAGAGCTGCTCTACCAGATCAGCAAGGTCGGCCATGAGCGGGCCCTGGAGATCGTGGAGCGGGAGCGGGACAGCGCGGGCACGCCCGCCGAGCGGCTGGCCCGCGCCGTGCGCGCCTTCGTCCGCTGGCACGCGGAGCACCATATGACCGCGCGGGTGGTGCAGTACGAGCTCGGCGCGCTCGCCGAGGAGCACCACGCCGAGGTCATCGCCGTCCGCAAGGCCACGGACGGGGCGGTGCGCTCGATCATCGAGGACGGGGTGAAGGCGGGCGCCTTCGACGTCCCGGAGGTGCGCGGCGCCACGGTCGCGGTGCTGTCCCTGTGCATCGACGTCGCCCGCTGGTTCAACGCCCGCGGGCGCAGCACCCCCGACGAGGTCGGCGACCTCTACGCGGGTCTGGTGCTGCGCATGGTGGGCGCCGACGGCGGTCAGGACCGGCGGCCGTAA
- the pabB gene encoding aminodeoxychorismate synthase component I, translating to MRTLLVDNYDSFTYNLFHYLAEVNGQEPEVIRHDDPGWKPEMLRDFDNVVISPGPGSPERPADFGVCRDIILDGALPLLGVCLGHQGVGLLSGARVVRAPEPRHGRLSRVAHDGSGLFTGLPSPFDVVRYHSLTVTDLPEELRATAWTEDGVLMGIAHRERPLWGVQFHPESICTEHGRLLLGNFADLTRSWQTGHGVRPVRRRTSRSPHTPHTPHTPHTPHTPHTPRGAAAPTAAPRATPRSLRVLVETLSTRWSDEVVFDRLFRADRHAFWLDSSAIGGERGRFSMMGDASGPLARVATADTWAGTVTVTSDGSHEVLHEEFLSWLERDLRAARVELPALPFDFALGWTGYLGYELKAECGGERTHRCPEPDAAMIFADRAVVFDHETSVTYLLALAEEGADRGGAEPARAWLRETAARLAELAGQDPRRTPLTDGPGRLRLRHGRERYLEMIATCQALIAAGETYEVCLTNMAEAEGPVDPWAAYQYLRRFSPAPFAALLRFGPLSVLSTSPERFLRVFGDGAVESQPIKGTRPRGGSPAEDELLRVDLATSEKDRSENLMIVDLVRNDLGRTAEVGSVRVPKIFDVETYATVHQLVSTVRATLRPSSSAVESVRAAFPGGSMTGAPKIRTMQIIDELEAGPRGVYSGAIGYFSLSGACDLSIVIRTLVVTPDRIRYGVGGAIVALSDPDEEFEETAVKATPLLRLLGAEFPGRVGTETAAAR from the coding sequence ATGCGCACGCTGCTGGTAGACAACTACGACTCGTTCACCTACAACCTGTTCCACTACCTGGCCGAGGTCAACGGTCAGGAGCCCGAGGTGATCCGGCACGACGACCCCGGCTGGAAGCCCGAGATGCTGCGGGACTTCGACAACGTCGTCATCTCTCCCGGGCCCGGCAGCCCCGAGCGCCCGGCCGACTTCGGCGTCTGCCGCGACATCATCCTCGACGGCGCCCTGCCGCTGCTCGGCGTCTGCCTGGGCCACCAGGGGGTGGGCCTGCTCAGCGGCGCTCGGGTGGTCCGGGCCCCGGAGCCCCGGCATGGCCGGCTGTCCCGGGTGGCGCACGACGGCTCCGGCCTCTTCACCGGGCTGCCCAGCCCCTTCGACGTCGTCCGCTACCACTCGCTGACCGTCACCGACCTGCCCGAGGAGCTACGGGCCACCGCATGGACCGAGGACGGTGTGCTGATGGGGATCGCCCACCGGGAACGGCCCCTGTGGGGCGTCCAGTTCCACCCCGAATCCATCTGCACCGAGCACGGCCGGCTGCTGCTGGGCAACTTCGCCGACCTGACCCGCTCCTGGCAGACCGGGCACGGGGTGCGACCGGTGCGGCGGCGCACCTCGCGCTCCCCGCACACCCCGCACACCCCGCACACCCCGCACACCCCGCACACCCCGCACACCCCGCGCGGCGCCGCCGCGCCCACCGCCGCGCCGCGTGCCACGCCGCGGTCCCTGCGGGTGCTGGTGGAGACCCTGTCCACCCGCTGGTCGGACGAGGTCGTCTTCGACCGGCTCTTCCGCGCCGACCGGCACGCCTTCTGGCTGGACAGCAGTGCCATCGGGGGCGAGCGCGGGCGGTTCTCGATGATGGGGGACGCCTCGGGGCCGCTGGCCCGGGTCGCCACCGCCGACACCTGGGCGGGCACGGTCACCGTTACCTCGGACGGCTCCCACGAGGTCCTGCACGAGGAGTTCCTGTCCTGGCTGGAGCGCGATCTGCGCGCCGCCCGGGTCGAACTGCCCGCGCTGCCCTTCGACTTCGCCCTCGGCTGGACCGGATACCTCGGGTACGAGCTCAAGGCCGAGTGCGGCGGTGAGCGGACCCACCGCTGTCCGGAGCCCGACGCCGCGATGATCTTCGCGGACCGCGCCGTGGTCTTCGACCACGAGACCTCGGTCACCTATCTCCTCGCCCTCGCGGAGGAGGGCGCGGACCGGGGCGGTGCGGAACCGGCCCGGGCATGGCTGCGTGAGACCGCCGCCCGGCTGGCGGAGCTGGCAGGCCAGGATCCCCGCCGCACCCCGCTCACCGACGGCCCGGGCCGGCTGCGGCTGCGCCACGGCCGCGAGCGCTATCTGGAGATGATCGCCACCTGCCAGGCGCTGATCGCCGCGGGGGAGACCTATGAGGTGTGCCTGACGAACATGGCCGAGGCCGAAGGGCCGGTGGACCCGTGGGCCGCCTACCAGTACCTGCGCCGGTTCAGCCCCGCCCCGTTCGCCGCCCTGCTCCGCTTCGGCCCGCTGTCCGTGCTGAGCACCTCGCCCGAGCGCTTTCTGCGGGTCTTCGGGGACGGCGCCGTCGAGTCCCAGCCGATCAAGGGCACCCGGCCGCGCGGAGGCTCCCCGGCCGAGGACGAGCTGCTCCGCGTCGACCTGGCGACCAGTGAGAAGGACCGCTCCGAGAACCTGATGATCGTCGACCTGGTACGCAATGACCTCGGCCGCACCGCCGAGGTGGGGTCGGTGCGGGTGCCCAAGATCTTCGACGTGGAGACGTATGCGACGGTGCATCAGCTGGTCAGCACCGTGCGTGCCACCCTGCGGCCGTCCAGCTCCGCGGTCGAGAGCGTGCGCGCCGCCTTCCCCGGCGGATCGATGACCGGCGCGCCCAAGATCCGCACCATGCAGATCATCGATGAGCTGGAGGCGGGCCCGCGCGGCGTGTACTCGGGCGCCATCGGCTACTTCTCGCTGTCCGGGGCCTGCGATCTGAGCATCGTGATCCGCACCCTGGTGGTGACCCCGGACCGGATCCGGTACGGGGTGGGCGGCGCGATCGTGGCGCTGTCCGACCCGGACGAGGAGTTCGAGGAGACGGCCGTGAAGGCGACCCCGCTGCTGCGGCTGCTGGGCGCGGAGTTCCCCGGCCGGGTGGGCACGGAGACGGCGGCCGCCCGCTGA
- a CDS encoding UbiA family prenyltransferase, giving the protein MTSLTSGSRRTARTRGGGDVARGLFRLSKIFVYQNYFGWGMAWLTLSPQTRDRPGTTAAMLLFLLGSMGIVTCTCATDDLVGFRNGSDARNYKAGDTKRDIRGKPLLSGAVTEREAVRFIACAASVAVLAGIGAFWALDWRAPAVAYVLYGVGFFFSVQYSAGLRLSYHRGGAETLLCLATTAGLLAPYLAVERHWSSPAVLVGLLLGLWLVMVSSYSNVNDADGDRSVGRRTLAASTGPRVYKTAMVVFVLVSATLIGVLALATPWPWWTLLTLLPATLLHTAQLREGPVRGRWLTARKLGLYGYDLGFLGLLAPALFLLT; this is encoded by the coding sequence ATGACCTCACTGACCAGCGGCAGCCGCAGGACGGCGCGCACCCGCGGCGGCGGGGACGTGGCGCGCGGTCTGTTCCGGCTGTCGAAGATCTTCGTGTACCAGAACTACTTCGGCTGGGGCATGGCGTGGCTGACCCTGAGCCCGCAGACGCGCGACCGCCCGGGGACCACCGCCGCCATGCTGTTGTTCCTGCTCGGCTCCATGGGCATCGTCACCTGCACCTGCGCCACCGACGACCTGGTCGGCTTCCGCAACGGCAGCGACGCCCGCAACTACAAGGCCGGTGACACCAAGCGCGATATCCGTGGCAAACCGCTGCTCAGCGGGGCGGTCACCGAGCGCGAGGCGGTGCGGTTCATCGCCTGCGCGGCCTCGGTCGCGGTGCTCGCGGGGATCGGCGCGTTCTGGGCGCTGGACTGGCGGGCTCCGGCGGTGGCGTACGTCCTCTACGGGGTCGGGTTCTTCTTCAGCGTGCAGTACTCGGCCGGGCTGCGGCTGAGCTACCACCGGGGCGGTGCGGAGACGCTGCTGTGCCTGGCCACCACCGCCGGGCTGCTGGCCCCCTATCTGGCGGTGGAGCGGCACTGGTCCTCTCCCGCAGTGCTGGTGGGGCTGTTGCTGGGGCTCTGGCTGGTCATGGTGAGCAGCTACTCCAACGTCAACGACGCCGACGGAGACCGCTCGGTGGGCCGCAGAACGCTGGCCGCCTCGACCGGGCCGCGGGTCTACAAGACCGCCATGGTCGTCTTCGTCCTGGTGTCCGCCACGCTGATCGGCGTCCTGGCCCTCGCCACGCCGTGGCCGTGGTGGACCCTGCTGACTCTGCTGCCCGCCACCCTCCTCCATACGGCCCAGCTGCGCGAGGGCCCGGTGCGGGGGCGCTGGCTGACCGCCCGCAAGCTCGGGCTGTACGGCTACGACCTGGGCTTTCTGGGTCTGCTGGCGCCCGCGCTGTTCCTTTTGACCTAG
- the ispG gene encoding flavodoxin-dependent (E)-4-hydroxy-3-methylbut-2-enyl-diphosphate synthase — MTVDLGLPAAPPPVLGKRRVTRQLGVGAVGVGSDFPVSVQSMTTTVTADVNATLQQIAELTATGCDIVRVACPSQDDADALPQIARKSKIPVIADIHFQPKYVFAAIEAGCAAVRVNPGNIKKFDDKVKEIARAAKDHGTPIRIGVNAGSLDARLMAKHGKATPEALVESALWEAELFAEHDFHDLKISVKHNDPVVMVRAYELLAESCDYPLHLGVTEAGPAFQGTIKSAVAFGALLRQGIGDTIRVSLSAPPMEEVKVGTQILQSLNLRPRKLEIVSCPSCGRAQVDVYKLADQVTAGLEGMEVPLRVAVMGCVVNGPGEAREADLGVASGNGKGQIFVKGKVIKTVPESKIVETLIEEAMRLAEEAGPQGAAESPTVSML; from the coding sequence ATGACCGTCGATCTCGGCCTGCCCGCCGCGCCGCCACCGGTGCTCGGCAAACGCCGCGTCACCCGTCAGCTCGGCGTGGGCGCGGTGGGGGTCGGCAGTGACTTCCCCGTCTCCGTACAGTCCATGACGACCACCGTCACCGCCGATGTCAACGCCACCCTGCAGCAGATCGCCGAGCTGACCGCGACGGGCTGTGACATCGTCCGGGTGGCCTGCCCCAGCCAGGACGACGCCGACGCCCTGCCGCAGATCGCCCGCAAGTCCAAGATTCCGGTGATCGCCGACATCCACTTCCAGCCCAAGTACGTGTTCGCCGCCATCGAGGCGGGATGTGCGGCGGTGCGGGTGAACCCGGGGAACATCAAGAAGTTCGACGACAAGGTCAAGGAGATCGCCCGGGCGGCGAAGGACCACGGCACCCCGATCCGTATCGGGGTGAACGCCGGCTCGCTGGACGCGCGGCTGATGGCCAAGCACGGCAAGGCCACCCCCGAGGCGCTGGTGGAATCGGCGCTGTGGGAGGCGGAGCTCTTCGCCGAGCACGACTTCCACGACCTGAAGATCTCGGTGAAGCACAACGATCCGGTGGTCATGGTGCGCGCCTATGAGCTGCTCGCCGAGTCCTGCGACTATCCGCTGCACCTGGGGGTGACCGAGGCGGGCCCCGCGTTCCAGGGCACCATCAAGTCCGCGGTGGCCTTCGGCGCGCTGCTGCGGCAGGGCATCGGCGACACCATCCGGGTGTCGCTGTCGGCGCCTCCGATGGAGGAGGTGAAGGTCGGCACGCAGATCCTGCAGTCGCTCAATCTGCGGCCGCGCAAGCTGGAGATCGTCTCCTGTCCCTCCTGCGGCCGGGCCCAGGTGGATGTGTACAAGCTGGCCGACCAGGTCACCGCGGGGCTCGAGGGCATGGAAGTGCCGCTGCGGGTCGCGGTGATGGGGTGTGTGGTCAACGGCCCCGGCGAGGCCCGGGAGGCCGATCTCGGTGTCGCCTCGGGCAATGGCAAGGGCCAGATCTTCGTCAAGGGGAAGGTCATCAAGACCGTCCCCGAAAGCAAGATCGTGGAGACCCTCATCGAGGAGGCCATGCGCCTGGCCGAGGAGGCCGGCCCGCAGGGCGCCGCCGAGTCCCCCACCGTCAGCATGCTGTGA
- a CDS encoding 3-deoxy-7-phosphoheptulonate synthase produces MTAPGPTAEKVTAQQPPWPDPDRLEEVRHALGGRPPLIPPRRPGS; encoded by the coding sequence ATGACCGCTCCCGGCCCGACCGCGGAGAAGGTGACCGCTCAGCAGCCGCCGTGGCCCGACCCGGACCGGCTCGAGGAGGTCCGGCACGCCCTCGGCGGCCGCCCCCCGCTGATTCCCCCGAGGAGGCCGGGGAGCTGA
- a CDS encoding 4-hydroxybenzoate 3-monooxygenase: MKRLNTQVAIVGAGPGGLLLSHLLQRSGVDSIVLERRSREYVEKRVRAGLLEGGTVDFLREAGLADRLEREGLVHEGFVFRFGSRAHRMPFTELTGRTVHMYGQQELVKDLIGARTAAGARLWFDVPDAEPMGLDTDTPTVRCTVAGEPVEIGCDFVAGCDGFHGVSRRSVPPGTFSTYERTYPYAWLGVLAEAPPAAEELIYAVHSRGFALHSMRSPSVSRLYLQVEAGERVENWPDERIWKELHTRLDIDGAPELAEGPVLEKSCVALRGFVTEPMSYGRLFLAGDAAHIVPPTAAKGLNLAVADIKVLATAFGEFYTSGDRTALDGYSAACLPGVWQAQEFSDWMSGLLHRPPEGRVFDGRLQDARLEAVVNSPAAARRFAENYVGLARERTPARGGRP, translated from the coding sequence GTGAAACGCCTGAACACGCAGGTCGCGATCGTCGGGGCGGGACCCGGCGGACTGCTGCTCTCCCATCTGCTCCAGCGGTCCGGCGTGGACTCGATCGTGCTGGAGCGGCGGAGCCGGGAGTACGTGGAGAAGCGGGTGCGGGCCGGGTTGCTGGAGGGCGGCACCGTGGACTTCCTGCGCGAGGCCGGTCTGGCGGACCGGCTGGAGCGCGAGGGACTGGTCCACGAGGGCTTCGTCTTCCGGTTCGGCTCGCGCGCCCACCGGATGCCCTTCACCGAGCTGACCGGCCGGACCGTCCACATGTACGGCCAGCAGGAGCTGGTGAAGGACCTGATCGGGGCCAGGACGGCGGCCGGGGCGCGGCTGTGGTTCGACGTCCCCGATGCCGAACCGATGGGTCTGGACACGGACACGCCGACCGTGCGGTGCACGGTGGCGGGCGAACCGGTGGAGATCGGCTGCGACTTCGTCGCGGGCTGCGACGGATTCCACGGGGTCTCCCGCCGGTCCGTGCCACCCGGAACGTTCTCCACCTACGAGCGCACCTATCCCTACGCCTGGCTCGGCGTGCTGGCCGAGGCCCCGCCCGCCGCCGAGGAGCTGATCTACGCGGTGCACAGCCGGGGCTTCGCGCTGCACAGCATGCGCTCGCCTTCGGTGAGCCGGCTCTATCTGCAGGTGGAGGCCGGTGAGCGGGTGGAGAACTGGCCCGATGAGCGGATCTGGAAGGAGCTGCACACCCGGCTGGACATCGACGGCGCCCCCGAACTGGCCGAGGGGCCGGTCCTGGAGAAGAGCTGTGTGGCGCTCCGCGGCTTCGTCACCGAGCCGATGAGTTACGGGCGGCTGTTCCTGGCCGGTGACGCCGCGCATATCGTGCCGCCGACCGCGGCCAAGGGGCTCAACCTCGCCGTGGCGGACATCAAGGTGCTCGCCACGGCCTTCGGGGAGTTCTACACGAGCGGCGACCGCACCGCGCTGGACGGCTATTCGGCCGCCTGTCTGCCCGGGGTCTGGCAGGCACAGGAGTTCTCCGACTGGATGTCGGGACTGCTGCACCGGCCCCCGGAGGGACGGGTGTTCGACGGGCGGCTGCAGGACGCCCGGCTCGAGGCCGTGGTGAACTCCCCCGCCGCGGCGCGGAGGTTCGCCGAGAACTATGTGGGCCTGGCGCGGGAGCGGACCCCGGCCCGGGGAGGCCGTCCATGA
- a CDS encoding polyprenyl synthetase family protein yields MTAHVMATPRPASAPATTARQALMSLLPRVEERLRTFLSAEYDRWHALDPRSSVPIDGIADLVNAGGKRMRPAFCLSGYLAAGGDPEDHRVIPVAAALELLHACALIHDDVMDESPVRRGAPTVHTSQAALHRERGWRGAAGRYGENVAILAGDLALVYSDEIMAEVEPAVAAEWHLLRSELIIGQYMDVAASVQFEPDPETSRWIAIAKSGRYTIHRPLVLGAAVAGRADAAPAFEEYGAALGEAFQLRDDLLDAFGDSEVTGKPSGLDFEQHKMTLLMALAIQRNAHIRELVPARLRGADHLRELLIETGVRDDVEKHIDGLVERACRAIAAAPLEPEWREELAAMAHEVAYRNA; encoded by the coding sequence GTGACTGCCCATGTGATGGCGACCCCCCGCCCCGCCTCGGCCCCGGCCACCACCGCCCGCCAGGCGCTGATGAGCCTGCTGCCCCGGGTCGAGGAGCGGCTGCGCACCTTCCTGTCCGCGGAATACGACCGGTGGCACGCGCTGGACCCGCGCTCCAGCGTCCCCATCGACGGGATCGCCGACCTGGTCAATGCGGGCGGCAAGCGCATGCGCCCGGCGTTCTGCCTGAGCGGCTATCTGGCCGCCGGCGGCGATCCGGAGGACCACCGCGTCATCCCCGTCGCCGCCGCGCTGGAACTGCTCCACGCCTGCGCGCTGATCCATGACGATGTGATGGACGAGTCCCCGGTGCGCCGTGGCGCGCCGACCGTGCACACCAGCCAGGCCGCGCTGCACCGCGAGCGCGGATGGCGAGGCGCGGCGGGCCGCTACGGGGAGAACGTCGCGATCCTCGCGGGCGATCTGGCCCTGGTCTACTCCGACGAGATCATGGCCGAGGTGGAGCCCGCGGTCGCCGCCGAGTGGCACCTGCTGCGCTCGGAGCTGATCATCGGCCAGTACATGGACGTCGCGGCGTCCGTCCAGTTCGAGCCCGACCCGGAGACCTCGCGGTGGATCGCCATCGCCAAGTCCGGCCGGTACACCATCCACCGCCCGCTGGTCCTGGGCGCCGCGGTGGCCGGCCGCGCCGACGCGGCGCCGGCCTTCGAGGAGTACGGGGCCGCGCTCGGGGAGGCGTTCCAGCTGCGCGACGACCTCCTGGACGCCTTCGGGGACTCCGAGGTCACCGGCAAGCCGAGCGGTCTGGACTTCGAGCAGCACAAGATGACGCTGCTGATGGCCCTGGCCATCCAGCGCAACGCACACATCCGGGAGCTGGTGCCCGCTCGGCTGCGGGGCGCCGACCACCTGCGGGAGCTGCTGATCGAGACGGGTGTGCGCGACGACGTCGAGAAGCACATCGACGGGCTCGTGGAGCGGGCCTGCCGCGCCATCGCCGCCGCCCCGCTGGAGCCGGAGTGGCGGGAGGAACTCGCCGCCATGGCCCACGAGGTCGCCTACCGGAACGCGTGA
- a CDS encoding 3-deoxy-7-phosphoheptulonate synthase, whose product MRLAASIRNPVGVKVGPSATPADLVEPARLLNPERLPGRLTFIVRMGADRTERLLPPLVEAVAETGIPVVWLTDPMHGNTMRSGSGHKTRSLRAILDEVAAFHRILRDRRQWPGGLHLEMTPEPVTECVAHPADAGTAAFPRYRSPCDPRLNPEQAAETVHAFTALLRAA is encoded by the coding sequence ATCCGGCTGGCCGCCTCGATCCGCAACCCGGTCGGCGTCAAGGTCGGGCCGTCCGCGACCCCCGCGGACCTGGTGGAGCCGGCGCGTCTGCTCAACCCCGAACGCCTGCCCGGCCGGCTGACCTTCATCGTGCGTATGGGCGCGGACCGGACCGAGCGGCTGCTGCCGCCGCTGGTCGAGGCGGTCGCGGAGACCGGGATCCCGGTGGTCTGGCTGACCGACCCCATGCACGGCAACACGATGCGCTCCGGCAGCGGTCACAAGACCAGATCCCTGCGGGCGATCCTCGACGAGGTCGCCGCGTTCCACCGGATCCTGCGGGACCGCCGTCAGTGGCCCGGCGGGCTGCACCTGGAGATGACACCGGAACCGGTCACCGAGTGCGTCGCCCATCCCGCGGACGCCGGGACCGCCGCCTTCCCCCGGTACCGGTCTCCCTGTGACCCCCGGCTGAACCCCGAGCAGGCCGCCGAAACGGTCCACGCGTTCACCGCCTTGCTCCGCGCGGCGTGA
- the ispH gene encoding 4-hydroxy-3-methylbut-2-enyl diphosphate reductase — protein MPLSTKSSHSDTSAPRKRVILAEPRGFCAGVRRAIAMVERALEVYGPPIYVRKQIVHNHYVVRLLERKGARFVESELDVPEGAVCLFSAHGVSPAVRAGAADRNLQVIDATCPLVAKVHQQARRVVRDGRVLLLVGHQEHEETEGTRGEAPRETLVVETVEDVERLDLPRDTPVAYLTQTTLSVDETADIVRALTQRFDDIVGPGTDTICYASQNRQNGIKSLARQADLVLVVGSENSSNSQRMVDVAREAGTAARLVPDVSRLDGGWLEGVTTVGVSSGASVPDALVHQLLDRLAEFGHDEVEVESTAVEDVVFSMPLQLADGIRSDDRERLDDAWSKVPPDAPAGTPRRTM, from the coding sequence ATGCCCTTAAGCACGAAGTCCTCGCACTCCGATACGAGTGCGCCCCGCAAACGCGTCATCCTCGCCGAACCCCGCGGTTTCTGCGCGGGTGTCCGCCGCGCCATTGCCATGGTGGAGCGGGCGCTCGAGGTATACGGCCCGCCTATTTATGTTCGAAAACAGATCGTCCACAACCACTACGTCGTCCGCCTCCTGGAGCGCAAGGGCGCACGCTTTGTGGAATCGGAATTGGACGTTCCCGAAGGGGCGGTGTGCCTCTTTTCCGCACACGGTGTCTCGCCCGCGGTCCGCGCCGGTGCGGCCGACAGGAACCTGCAGGTCATCGACGCCACCTGCCCACTGGTGGCCAAGGTCCACCAGCAGGCGCGCCGGGTGGTCAGGGACGGCCGGGTGCTGCTGCTGGTGGGGCACCAGGAACACGAGGAAACGGAAGGCACGCGGGGGGAAGCACCACGCGAGACCCTGGTCGTCGAAACCGTCGAGGACGTCGAACGGCTGGACCTGCCCCGGGACACCCCGGTGGCCTATCTGACCCAGACCACCTTGTCGGTGGACGAGACGGCCGACATCGTCCGCGCCCTCACGCAGCGGTTCGACGACATCGTCGGCCCCGGGACCGACACCATCTGCTACGCCAGCCAGAACCGGCAGAACGGCATCAAGTCCCTTGCCCGGCAGGCCGATCTGGTGCTGGTCGTCGGCTCGGAGAACTCCAGCAACTCCCAGCGGATGGTCGATGTCGCCCGCGAGGCCGGCACCGCCGCCCGGCTGGTCCCGGACGTCTCCCGGCTGGACGGCGGCTGGCTGGAGGGCGTGACCACCGTCGGCGTCAGCTCCGGGGCCAGCGTCCCGGACGCCCTCGTCCACCAACTCCTCGACCGGCTGGCCGAGTTCGGCCATGACGAGGTCGAGGTCGAGTCCACGGCCGTCGAGGACGTGGTCTTCTCCATGCCCCTGCAGCTCGCCGACGGCATCCGGTCCGACGACCGGGAACGGCTCGATGACGCCTGGTCGAAGGTCCCACCGGACGCACCGGCCGGAACCCCTAGGAGGACGATGTGA